Proteins from a genomic interval of Paenibacillus sp. RC334:
- a CDS encoding ABC-2 family transporter protein has product MFLLPQLLAFWIIRTNGVTELSNSIFDTNHVPMAVYSNLIQRIGLFVLPVFVICNFPPMFILGKMEPGLIIWAFLAPIWLLAVIRFIWQFALRDYTSASQ; this is encoded by the coding sequence GTGTTTTTGCTGCCCCAACTGCTAGCCTTCTGGATCATCCGCACGAACGGGGTGACAGAACTATCCAACAGCATTTTCGATACGAACCATGTGCCGATGGCGGTGTATAGTAATCTGATCCAGCGTATCGGCTTGTTCGTGCTTCCGGTGTTTGTGATTTGTAATTTTCCACCGATGTTTATTCTGGGCAAAATGGAACCCGGCTTGATCATATGGGCATTCCTCGCCCCGATCTGGCTACTGGCGGTGATCCGCTTTATATGGCAGTTTGCCTTGCGCGATTATACAAGTGCAAGCCAGTAG
- a CDS encoding peptide ligase PGM1-related protein, which produces MVDRDEQQVVNRMEEMNLLLCRSQDVIVLREQPDQAFLDMLQRLGFSLPRIEVPEPTDPLTPISELVLADEALLARLRVVAEAGHSSSRAKAWLVPYAVTPQEEAIAERCGLELIGAPSSVSARVNDKIFSRLTAQKLGFAVSEGAVCADEAAIRRECGRLDDLSDGPVKLIIKQPHGASGQGMYMLDELSKLDTLLSVMKRFGGSSPSSGGWLVERWHNKQMDLNYQLCIDEGGGVTMFSLKRQNVDGTVYTGSRVPAELGAALEEEVRRCAYQLGTYLYSIGYTGMASIDGFVDEGGLLVPVIEINGRFTLSTYISFLSSVLGEQHKTLSRYYRNVTATPLTYSRLCGLLAEEGLLYTPERPEGVFVYTAGTLSGTPVKRGYVNRIFTLIMADSWQEAEAYAHRLEDVIAGLASS; this is translated from the coding sequence ATGGTAGATCGTGATGAACAGCAGGTGGTAAATCGGATGGAGGAAATGAATCTTCTGTTGTGCCGAAGTCAGGATGTGATCGTGCTGCGAGAACAGCCGGATCAGGCTTTTCTGGACATGCTTCAGCGGTTGGGCTTTAGCCTGCCGCGTATTGAGGTGCCGGAGCCGACTGATCCGTTAACGCCGATTTCGGAGCTGGTGCTGGCGGACGAGGCACTTTTGGCACGGCTGCGAGTGGTTGCGGAAGCAGGCCACAGTAGTAGCCGTGCCAAAGCGTGGCTCGTTCCGTATGCGGTTACCCCGCAGGAGGAAGCGATTGCGGAGCGCTGTGGACTGGAACTGATCGGCGCTCCGTCCTCCGTCAGCGCTCGGGTGAATGATAAAATATTCAGCCGCCTGACTGCGCAAAAGCTCGGTTTTGCCGTCAGTGAGGGAGCCGTATGCGCGGACGAAGCGGCGATCCGCAGGGAGTGCGGCAGACTGGACGACTTGTCGGACGGGCCTGTGAAGCTGATCATCAAGCAGCCGCATGGCGCATCGGGACAAGGTATGTATATGCTGGACGAGCTGTCCAAGCTGGATACGCTGCTAAGTGTGATGAAACGCTTTGGCGGCTCATCCCCTTCTTCGGGAGGCTGGCTGGTGGAGCGCTGGCATAACAAGCAGATGGATCTGAACTACCAGCTCTGTATTGACGAGGGCGGTGGGGTGACAATGTTTTCGCTGAAAAGGCAAAATGTGGACGGCACGGTGTACACCGGGTCCCGCGTTCCGGCTGAGCTTGGCGCTGCGCTGGAAGAAGAAGTGAGACGCTGCGCTTACCAGTTGGGAACGTATCTGTATTCCATCGGTTATACAGGCATGGCTTCCATTGACGGCTTTGTCGATGAAGGAGGCTTGCTGGTTCCGGTGATCGAGATTAACGGCAGGTTTACCCTGTCTACCTATATTTCGTTCCTGTCTTCGGTCTTGGGAGAGCAGCATAAAACGCTGTCCCGCTACTACCGCAACGTTACCGCCACACCGCTGACCTACAGCCGCTTGTGCGGCTTGCTCGCAGAGGAAGGCTTGCTCTACACGCCCGAACGCCCCGAAGGGGTGTTTGTTTATACAGCAGGTACGTTGTCCGGTACTCCGGTGAAGCGGGGGTATGTGAATCGGATTTTCACGCTTATTATGGCAGATAGCTGGCAGGAAGCCGAAGCCTATGCGCACAGGCTGGAAGATGTCATTGCGGGATTGGCAAGCTCATAA
- a CDS encoding FTR1 family protein, protein MNRRNKSLGWVFLLVALLLTATPFISGSGSVAFAQTDTKAASNDQLMPVVGGALVEAGQSQWTEASRDVKEFRTLWEAAKTNGGDAAHIAAVDKALTDAEQALASGGGEPAKAALSVLARSVNEFVTAAEGDKPAPAGAKAAEKLLPMAKGSLAAMQKGDWTAARADYDRIVKAWYQVETPIRSDNFPVYSALETKISLIRISMQAEPIRQEQALKEMQELTALLSDYSQGKLVNTGQEAVANNTANGSVVSLSDAVKLLEFARQDATANQPEQAADKVGRFIALWPSVEGHVQISDPASYTAIENEMTETSGYLLSSPPNTVKAIQTLDQMLERLRPLTEERSYTAWDAALILLREGLEAILVLAALLAYAKKSGEAVAGRWIWAGAGTGLVLSGILAVLFTTLVAAATSGSMRELLEGVTGLVAVVLMLTVGNWLHTKSNADAWNRFVENSVDNALARGSLWSLFAVSALAILREGAETAIFYIGMAPAIETSQLLIGIGSATVVLVVLALAIIKFSVRLPIRAFFLTATVLIYYLVFRFLGESIHSLQVAGKLPGHTVSSLPSISWLGMYPTWETFIPQVAVLIFMVWQLVRQEMRSSKQR, encoded by the coding sequence ATGAATCGGCGCAATAAAAGCTTGGGATGGGTGTTTCTGCTGGTGGCTCTGCTGCTGACAGCAACTCCGTTCATATCCGGATCCGGGTCGGTCGCTTTCGCACAAACAGATACCAAAGCTGCTTCCAATGATCAGCTCATGCCTGTGGTGGGTGGCGCACTGGTGGAGGCGGGACAATCCCAATGGACGGAAGCCTCCAGGGACGTCAAAGAATTCCGTACGCTGTGGGAAGCTGCCAAAACAAACGGCGGTGATGCAGCCCATATCGCAGCGGTGGACAAGGCTCTCACGGATGCAGAGCAGGCGCTTGCCAGCGGCGGCGGAGAACCAGCGAAAGCTGCACTGTCCGTGCTAGCTCGTTCGGTCAACGAATTTGTGACTGCTGCGGAAGGCGACAAACCCGCCCCGGCTGGAGCCAAAGCAGCGGAAAAGCTGCTCCCCATGGCGAAGGGCAGTCTGGCTGCCATGCAAAAAGGCGACTGGACTGCGGCCCGCGCTGATTACGACCGGATCGTAAAAGCATGGTATCAGGTGGAGACACCGATTCGTTCGGACAATTTTCCGGTATACAGTGCGCTGGAAACTAAAATTAGCCTGATTCGCATCTCCATGCAAGCCGAGCCAATACGACAAGAGCAGGCTCTCAAGGAAATGCAGGAACTAACGGCTTTGTTGTCGGATTACAGTCAAGGCAAGTTGGTGAATACGGGTCAAGAAGCTGTTGCAAACAACACGGCTAATGGCTCAGTAGTCTCGCTAAGTGATGCGGTCAAGCTCCTCGAATTCGCACGGCAGGATGCGACAGCCAATCAGCCTGAGCAAGCGGCTGACAAGGTAGGGCGGTTCATCGCCCTGTGGCCTTCGGTTGAAGGACATGTGCAAATTTCCGATCCGGCGTCCTATACCGCGATTGAAAATGAAATGACCGAGACTTCCGGTTATCTGCTGTCTTCTCCACCGAACACAGTCAAAGCCATCCAAACCCTTGATCAGATGCTGGAAAGGCTCCGTCCGTTGACGGAAGAACGTTCCTACACCGCTTGGGATGCGGCACTGATTTTGCTGCGTGAGGGGCTGGAAGCCATTCTGGTGCTTGCGGCTCTGCTGGCGTATGCCAAAAAAAGCGGCGAAGCTGTGGCTGGTCGCTGGATATGGGCTGGTGCCGGAACGGGGCTGGTGCTGAGCGGAATCCTGGCGGTGCTGTTCACCACACTGGTCGCGGCCGCCACATCGGGCAGCATGCGTGAGCTGCTGGAGGGTGTGACTGGACTGGTCGCGGTTGTGCTTATGCTGACCGTCGGTAACTGGCTGCATACCAAATCCAATGCTGACGCGTGGAACCGCTTTGTCGAGAACAGCGTAGACAACGCGCTGGCGCGTGGTAGCCTGTGGTCGCTGTTCGCCGTTTCTGCGCTCGCGATTTTGCGTGAAGGCGCCGAGACGGCTATCTTTTATATCGGTATGGCCCCGGCCATCGAAACCTCTCAATTGCTGATTGGTATTGGCTCGGCAACTGTCGTGCTGGTTGTGCTGGCATTGGCGATTATCAAGTTTAGCGTACGGTTGCCGATTCGCGCCTTTTTCCTGACGGCCACTGTACTGATTTACTATCTCGTATTCCGGTTTCTGGGCGAAAGTATTCATTCGCTTCAGGTGGCTGGCAAGCTTCCGGGGCACACGGTCTCTTCGTTGCCATCCATTAGCTGGCTGGGCATGTATCCTACTTGGGAAACGTTTATCCCACAGGTCGCTGTGCTGATCTTCATGGTGTGGCAGCTTGTACGTCAGGAAATGCGCAGCTCCAAGCAACGTTAA
- a CDS encoding Gfo/Idh/MocA family oxidoreductase, whose protein sequence is MNTAAAAQEPAVRDIRFGLIGCSAIAPRALLEPIRYVAGARVTALANRTVAKAGDLADRFGVSVVYRHAEDMLIDPEIDAVYIALSNDLHAEWIGKALQAHKHVLVEKPLCLNTAELAPLEAAVGQSSAHLLEGVMVQHHPWQRELRNIVDSGRYGCLRSIATSLCIPAKDGHAENYRSRPEQGGGCFWDLGVYWLQFLQAVVGLEQAEFRSQSDFDGPNGCDWTFRAQARYPGGLEASALFSFERPYRCAHVLTFDSAVVTLQDCFRANLGFYKITLKTKITKDTMIDSKIKTVFEPMNYYVNQLDTFCDIIRGVAEPIPFHEAAERVRLLAAIHEAARSGQTIYAE, encoded by the coding sequence ATGAACACCGCCGCAGCGGCGCAAGAGCCTGCGGTACGTGATATCCGTTTTGGCCTCATTGGCTGTTCAGCCATTGCCCCTCGTGCGCTGCTGGAGCCGATCCGTTACGTTGCGGGGGCCCGTGTAACCGCGCTTGCGAACCGGACCGTTGCCAAGGCAGGAGATTTGGCGGACCGTTTTGGCGTTAGTGTCGTTTATCGGCATGCCGAGGATATGCTGATCGACCCGGAGATTGACGCCGTGTATATTGCGCTGAGTAACGATCTGCATGCGGAGTGGATCGGTAAAGCATTACAGGCTCACAAACATGTGCTTGTGGAGAAGCCGTTATGTCTGAATACGGCGGAGCTGGCTCCCCTGGAAGCGGCAGTCGGGCAGAGCAGCGCTCACCTGCTGGAAGGAGTCATGGTGCAGCATCATCCTTGGCAGCGCGAGCTGCGCAATATCGTGGATTCCGGTCGCTATGGTTGTTTGCGCTCCATAGCGACCAGCCTGTGCATTCCCGCAAAGGACGGGCATGCGGAGAATTACAGATCCCGACCCGAGCAGGGCGGGGGATGCTTTTGGGATTTGGGCGTGTATTGGCTCCAGTTTCTTCAGGCAGTCGTTGGACTGGAGCAGGCGGAGTTCCGCAGTCAATCGGATTTCGACGGTCCTAACGGCTGTGACTGGACATTTCGTGCACAGGCCCGCTATCCGGGGGGATTGGAGGCATCCGCCCTCTTTTCATTCGAGCGGCCATACCGCTGCGCTCATGTATTAACCTTTGATTCGGCGGTAGTTACTTTGCAGGACTGCTTTCGGGCGAATCTGGGCTTTTATAAAATAACGCTCAAGACGAAAATAACGAAGGATACAATGATAGACTCCAAAATCAAAACCGTTTTCGAGCCCATGAACTATTACGTCAATCAGTTGGACACGTTCTGCGATATCATCCGGGGAGTCGCGGAGCCTATTCCGTTCCACGAGGCCGCCGAGCGCGTCAGATTGCTGGCAGCTATTCATGAGGCCGCCCGTTCAGGCCAGACGATCTATGCGGAATAG
- a CDS encoding acyl carrier protein: MKTDVYHVVPLLEKVLKLAPGELEQLTPEQDLRTLGLNSLSAVELIVELENELDITMEDDDLVLEHLSTLRGIERLLGKYA, encoded by the coding sequence ATGAAAACAGATGTGTACCATGTAGTACCTTTGCTGGAAAAGGTATTGAAGCTGGCTCCAGGTGAACTGGAACAATTGACGCCGGAGCAAGATTTGCGAACCTTGGGGCTGAATTCCCTATCCGCTGTTGAATTGATTGTAGAGCTGGAAAATGAGCTGGATATTACGATGGAGGACGACGATCTGGTGCTGGAGCATCTTTCCACACTTCGAGGTATTGAACGTCTGCTGGGCAAATATGCATAA
- a CDS encoding type III PLP-dependent enzyme, with protein MDKKDEALLERFGEHPTPFYYYDGDALHAHVSSLLSRLHPAVRVHYALKANGNVALAGLLRTLGCGVEIASAGEMFVAMEAGYAPEDVLYAGPGKTVAELSEAVACGIGCIHVESVRELRLLEDIAARAGLFVRAAVRVNPDNDLSGSTIKMGGVPRPFGVDEGQLDHFFTVLEDCPHVYFQGIQVYTGTQMLKADQILASFSNTLQLAERIQDQYSVAMHTVNLGGGFGVPYFTHEQPLDMGQVIDGLNAMAEQTRSRLPGVMLIIESGRYLVAQAGMYVCRALYTKESKGEKFVVADGGMNHYASAAFRGRRIRDNYPVRIMRGQGEGQEVAIQIGQGKDIPVQEAAAVELKLGKAADRIGELQPEATVDLETVSIVGPLCTPEDCLVKKAQLPPIQEGDYIVIPNAGAYGLSYSPVHFLGHATPAELLDFRGEVHVIREHGDRTDLLHHQRMIPLLEDIF; from the coding sequence ATGGATAAAAAGGACGAAGCCTTGCTGGAACGCTTCGGCGAACATCCGACGCCATTTTATTATTACGATGGCGACGCGCTACATGCTCATGTCAGCTCGCTGCTATCCCGGCTGCACCCGGCTGTGCGTGTGCATTACGCACTCAAGGCCAATGGCAACGTAGCCTTGGCGGGATTGCTTCGCACGTTAGGCTGTGGCGTCGAAATCGCTTCGGCCGGGGAAATGTTTGTCGCGATGGAGGCCGGGTATGCCCCAGAAGATGTGTTGTACGCCGGGCCGGGAAAAACGGTAGCCGAACTGAGTGAGGCGGTAGCCTGTGGAATCGGCTGCATTCATGTCGAGTCGGTGCGGGAGCTGCGCTTGCTGGAGGATATTGCTGCCCGAGCAGGCTTGTTTGTCCGCGCTGCGGTTCGTGTGAATCCCGATAACGATTTGTCGGGATCGACGATCAAAATGGGTGGCGTTCCTCGTCCCTTTGGTGTGGACGAGGGGCAGTTGGATCACTTTTTTACGGTGCTGGAAGATTGCCCACATGTATATTTCCAGGGCATTCAGGTGTATACAGGCACGCAAATGCTGAAAGCGGATCAGATTTTAGCTTCATTCTCGAATACCCTTCAATTGGCAGAACGCATACAGGATCAGTATAGTGTGGCGATGCATACGGTAAATTTGGGCGGCGGATTTGGCGTTCCTTATTTTACTCATGAGCAGCCATTGGATATGGGGCAAGTGATTGATGGACTGAACGCAATGGCCGAGCAGACTCGATCCCGTCTGCCAGGTGTTATGCTGATCATCGAAAGCGGCAGATATCTGGTTGCTCAGGCAGGAATGTATGTCTGTCGGGCGTTGTATACGAAGGAATCCAAGGGAGAGAAGTTCGTTGTAGCTGATGGCGGTATGAACCATTATGCCTCGGCTGCCTTTCGAGGACGTCGGATTAGGGACAACTATCCGGTGCGAATTATGCGCGGGCAAGGAGAGGGACAGGAAGTGGCGATTCAGATAGGGCAGGGGAAGGACATTCCTGTTCAAGAGGCTGCTGCTGTCGAGCTAAAATTAGGGAAGGCCGCAGACCGGATAGGGGAGCTTCAGCCAGAAGCAACCGTGGATCTGGAAACCGTGAGCATTGTCGGACCGCTTTGTACACCCGAGGATTGTCTTGTGAAAAAAGCGCAGCTTCCTCCGATTCAGGAGGGTGATTATATTGTCATTCCGAATGCAGGAGCTTATGGACTAAGCTATAGTCCGGTGCATTTTCTGGGACATGCTACGCCGGCGGAGCTGCTGGATTTTCGCGGTGAGGTACACGTGATTCGTGAGCACGGTGACCGTACAGACTTGCTCCATCACCAGCGTATGATTCCGTTGCTGGAGGATATTTTCTGA
- a CDS encoding ABC-2 family transporter protein encodes MKNVFRNAGRYIRLYWKFVQFSVMSQMEYRINFITAFLVETAYLLIKLLYASVPYRAGTDINGWSPDAVLLYIGVFTMMSGFYSGLFYSNFTSLPDKIRTGSLDVLMTKPVSLQFMVTLRQFELGYTIPNVVGGGIMTGIGWYKLGLPFNFETVGGLFCVARLRGVDGLFRVFAAPTASLLDHPHERGDRTIQQHFRYEPCADGGV; translated from the coding sequence ATGAAAAATGTTTTCCGAAATGCTGGACGTTATATCCGACTGTACTGGAAGTTCGTCCAGTTTTCCGTCATGTCGCAGATGGAATACCGCATTAATTTCATTACTGCTTTTCTGGTCGAAACCGCTTATTTGCTCATCAAGCTGCTGTACGCCTCGGTTCCATACCGGGCCGGAACGGATATTAACGGCTGGTCTCCTGACGCGGTGCTGTTATATATCGGCGTATTTACGATGATGAGCGGTTTTTACAGCGGCTTGTTCTACAGCAATTTTACAAGTCTGCCTGACAAAATCCGTACCGGTTCATTGGATGTGCTCATGACCAAGCCGGTGTCCCTGCAATTTATGGTGACGCTGCGGCAATTTGAGCTGGGCTACACCATTCCAAACGTAGTCGGCGGCGGAATCATGACGGGCATTGGCTGGTATAAACTCGGTCTGCCGTTTAACTTTGAAACGGTCGGGGGGCTTTTCTGTGTTGCTCGGTTGCGGGGTGTTGACGGCCTATTCCGTGTTTTTGCTGCCCCAACTGCTAGCCTTCTGGATCATCCGCACGAACGGGGTGACAGAACTATCCAACAGCATTTTCGATACGAACCATGTGCCGATGGCGGTGTATAG
- a CDS encoding ABC-2 family transporter protein, which yields MVQPVHYFAYRFCRFIGGKAVQSAVVLLAAAILLLCLSLEGQISFRLSYILLYILALPGALVLNFVVYYALSGIAFWVTESGGLFYTLSLVIYVASGTVFPLTIFGDVLARMFSLLPFSYTVFFPVNALTGKLTMLEAAEGIGVQWLWIVVLAAVSRRVWQAGVKRFVSVGG from the coding sequence ATGGTGCAGCCTGTACACTATTTTGCTTACCGTTTTTGTCGGTTTATTGGAGGCAAGGCGGTACAGTCCGCAGTAGTGCTGCTGGCGGCTGCGATTTTGCTGCTGTGTCTTAGCCTGGAAGGTCAAATCAGCTTCAGGCTGTCGTATATCCTGCTTTACATATTGGCGTTGCCGGGGGCGCTGGTGCTCAATTTTGTGGTCTATTATGCGCTGAGCGGCATAGCCTTTTGGGTGACGGAATCGGGGGGACTATTTTACACGTTGTCGCTCGTCATTTATGTAGCTAGTGGCACTGTGTTTCCGCTGACGATTTTTGGAGACGTTTTGGCCCGCATGTTCAGTTTGCTCCCGTTTAGCTACACCGTATTTTTTCCGGTGAACGCATTAACGGGCAAGCTGACCATGCTGGAAGCCGCTGAAGGCATTGGCGTGCAATGGCTCTGGATTGTAGTGCTGGCGGCCGTATCGCGCCGGGTGTGGCAAGCCGGGGTCAAACGCTTTGTCTCGGTAGGAGGTTAA
- a CDS encoding ABC transporter ATP-binding protein: MPSITLNQLSKTFTYYKKEPGVRKSLQNLFRREKLTKEAVRDVSFTIEEGEIVGFLGPNGAGKTTTLKMLSGILHPSEGEASVLGFTPWKRQKEFKRQFSIVMGQKNQLWWDLPASESFELNKLIYEIDESRYKEALDELVTLLGVEEQLHVQVRRLSLGERMKMELIAALLHRPRVILLDEPTIGLDLVSQRRIREFFKAYNRTHRTTILLTSHYMKDIEDLCSRSIIISGGRLVYDGDLNKVNEVIGARKLLKVRLETPVPNLTLAGLGKLRSNSELEAVFELDAEDTLTWSKKILDALPVVDFTIEDVPLEEGIANLYDGGRLADAK, encoded by the coding sequence ATGCCGTCCATTACATTGAATCAATTGTCGAAAACGTTTACGTACTATAAAAAGGAGCCGGGCGTGCGCAAATCATTACAAAACCTGTTCAGGCGGGAAAAGCTGACCAAGGAGGCCGTACGGGATGTCAGCTTCACCATTGAGGAAGGTGAAATCGTCGGGTTTCTCGGCCCGAACGGGGCGGGCAAAACAACGACGCTCAAAATGCTGTCCGGCATTCTTCATCCCAGTGAGGGGGAGGCATCTGTACTTGGTTTTACCCCGTGGAAGCGGCAAAAGGAGTTTAAACGGCAGTTTTCCATCGTGATGGGACAGAAAAACCAGCTCTGGTGGGATTTGCCCGCAAGCGAGTCGTTCGAGCTGAACAAGCTTATTTACGAAATAGATGAAAGTCGTTACAAAGAGGCGCTGGACGAGCTGGTTACCTTGCTTGGGGTGGAGGAACAGCTTCATGTTCAGGTTCGGCGATTATCTCTTGGCGAGCGTATGAAAATGGAGCTGATTGCCGCGCTCCTGCATCGTCCACGGGTCATTTTGCTGGACGAGCCGACCATTGGACTGGATCTGGTTTCTCAGCGGCGCATTCGCGAGTTTTTCAAAGCCTATAACCGCACACACCGGACGACCATCCTGCTGACAAGCCATTACATGAAGGATATTGAGGACTTGTGCAGCAGATCCATCATTATCAGCGGGGGAAGACTGGTGTATGACGGGGATTTGAACAAGGTGAATGAGGTGATCGGCGCCCGCAAGTTGCTCAAGGTTCGACTGGAGACCCCTGTGCCTAACCTGACGTTGGCGGGACTTGGCAAGCTGCGCTCCAACTCGGAGCTGGAGGCGGTATTTGAGCTGGATGCAGAAGATACTCTGACCTGGTCCAAAAAGATTTTGGATGCGCTGCCTGTCGTTGATTTTACGATTGAGGACGTCCCGTTGGAAGAGGGGATAGCCAATTTGTACGATGGAGGCAGGCTAGCTGATGCGAAATAA
- a CDS encoding UDP-glucuronosyltransferase: protein MSMHKSMKVTILCSGFGLGFYTPGLLMQAGLRRLGVETAIHVFENVLPESARLKVDKSRKAYHDNFAVALMSQKVPQDMRNSLDLAAMEVLLTRWMEEDRRHFICLSGHWMYVLEEYRKRREPGSVHVDIVYMDSTPSPSWKNLAKHNPNFADGCGEMTFFENDPNRVSHYIDVPAVEHVPFEARKSRLFVHGGGWGMGTYREKVGRLEEAGWELDLLLYDQDQPDEQRDGIRYFRMDPQWRTWKRNEAGEHTFPPFGEVKAGEETLYEAGPDYHSMLDQACHVQAIVSKPGGGSLTDSFATATPLIMLEPFGVHEMHNADLWERLGLGIRYDTWMQIYGGSAEILEDMHRRIVELRSQTPRYVESYVRNVQVQVNSAGLEKGS from the coding sequence ATGAGTATGCACAAGAGTATGAAGGTAACGATTTTGTGTTCCGGTTTCGGATTGGGCTTTTATACTCCCGGCTTGCTGATGCAAGCGGGTCTTCGCAGGTTGGGTGTGGAGACGGCGATTCACGTATTTGAAAATGTACTGCCTGAGTCGGCCCGTCTCAAGGTGGACAAAAGCCGCAAAGCTTACCATGATAATTTCGCTGTAGCCTTAATGTCACAGAAGGTTCCGCAGGATATGCGCAATTCGCTTGATCTCGCTGCCATGGAAGTGCTGCTGACCCGATGGATGGAGGAAGATCGGCGGCATTTTATATGCTTGTCCGGCCATTGGATGTATGTGCTGGAGGAGTATCGCAAGCGCAGGGAGCCGGGATCGGTACATGTGGACATTGTATATATGGACTCGACGCCTTCTCCTTCATGGAAAAATCTGGCCAAGCATAACCCGAACTTTGCCGATGGGTGTGGAGAAATGACATTTTTTGAAAATGACCCAAATAGAGTCAGCCACTATATTGATGTCCCGGCTGTAGAGCATGTTCCCTTTGAGGCCCGGAAATCCCGCTTGTTTGTGCACGGCGGCGGTTGGGGTATGGGCACGTACCGTGAAAAGGTCGGACGGCTGGAAGAGGCGGGTTGGGAGCTGGATTTGCTGCTGTATGATCAGGACCAGCCGGATGAGCAGCGGGACGGTATACGTTATTTCCGGATGGACCCGCAGTGGAGAACATGGAAGCGGAATGAAGCCGGGGAGCATACTTTTCCGCCTTTCGGTGAGGTGAAGGCTGGCGAGGAGACGTTGTATGAGGCCGGGCCGGATTACCATAGCATGCTGGACCAGGCATGTCATGTCCAGGCCATTGTCAGCAAGCCCGGCGGGGGTAGTCTGACAGATTCGTTCGCCACAGCCACTCCACTCATTATGCTGGAGCCGTTCGGTGTGCATGAAATGCATAATGCGGATCTGTGGGAACGGCTGGGACTGGGGATACGGTACGATACGTGGATGCAAATCTATGGTGGCAGCGCTGAGATTCTGGAGGACATGCACCGGAGGATCGTGGAGCTACGTAGTCAGACACCACGCTATGTGGAGTCATATGTGAGGAACGTCCAGGTGCAAGTAAACTCAGCGGGATTGGAGAAGGGGTCATGA